A single genomic interval of Flavobacterium sp. N2820 harbors:
- the ftsZ gene encoding cell division protein FtsZ, translated as MSEFGNISFDLPKNQSNVIKVIGVGGGGSNAINHMFKQGIKGVDFIVCNTDSQALQNSPVPNKIQLGVNLTEGLGAGANPEVGQQSAIESIAEIEKMLDSNTKMVFITAGMGGGTGTGAAPVIAQLAKERDILTVGIVTIPFQFEGKVRSEQALAGVERLRKQVDSLVVINNNKLREVYGNLGFKAGFSKADEVLATASRGIAEVITHHYTQNIDLKDAKTVLSNSGTAIMGSATAAGTDRAKQAISSALDSPLLNDNKITGAKNVLLLIVSGTDEANEITIDEIGEINDFIQSEAGYNANIIMGVGEEEALGEAISVTVIATGFNIEQQAEIVNTEPKKIIHSLEDEQKIVHELLNKTIASLPVNEPIFETPIETEVKSDIINPICDEVVEQKVVFTLEEEVEEPVFEIHTPVATIDLVPTTDFLKNIDVTFEVVTAPAQTRFEIITPQIREIEVKDPEFVVAKDDFSFSLDLFESKVENKVENTIVFDLTEETRSMEVKDPINVVPVTEVNQNGIIKYSLEDYLEKENELVASKPIEVVAEPVDEELNFTMKKEVEKLENNIQFDAVSPLEMSIEETLKFRAEERKRKMKDFNHKFNNSNAHIDEIEKEPAYKRMGIDVTSTPVNNNQSRMSLGMDSNDDIQLRSNNSFLHDNVD; from the coding sequence ATGTCAGAATTTGGAAACATTTCATTCGATTTACCTAAAAACCAATCTAACGTAATTAAAGTAATTGGCGTTGGAGGTGGAGGTAGTAATGCCATAAACCACATGTTTAAGCAAGGCATTAAAGGTGTTGATTTTATAGTTTGTAATACTGATTCTCAGGCATTGCAAAATAGTCCAGTACCCAATAAAATTCAGTTAGGTGTTAACCTTACTGAAGGATTAGGTGCGGGCGCAAATCCTGAAGTAGGTCAACAATCTGCAATTGAAAGTATTGCCGAAATTGAAAAAATGTTGGACAGCAATACTAAGATGGTTTTCATCACTGCAGGAATGGGTGGCGGAACTGGAACGGGTGCAGCTCCAGTAATCGCGCAGTTGGCAAAAGAGCGCGACATTTTAACAGTTGGTATTGTGACGATTCCTTTTCAATTTGAAGGAAAAGTTCGCTCTGAGCAAGCGTTAGCCGGAGTAGAACGTTTACGTAAACAAGTAGATTCTTTAGTTGTTATCAATAATAATAAATTACGTGAAGTATATGGAAACCTTGGTTTTAAAGCAGGTTTCTCTAAAGCAGATGAAGTATTAGCGACAGCATCTAGAGGAATTGCTGAAGTAATTACACACCACTACACACAAAATATTGACCTTAAAGATGCTAAAACCGTGTTGTCAAACAGCGGAACAGCTATTATGGGTTCTGCAACAGCGGCAGGAACAGATAGAGCAAAACAAGCTATTTCAAGCGCTTTAGATTCTCCATTATTGAATGATAATAAAATCACAGGTGCGAAAAACGTATTGCTATTAATCGTTTCTGGAACTGATGAAGCGAATGAAATTACAATTGATGAAATCGGAGAAATCAATGATTTCATTCAATCTGAAGCAGGTTACAATGCAAACATCATTATGGGTGTTGGTGAAGAAGAAGCTTTAGGTGAGGCAATTTCGGTAACGGTAATCGCTACTGGCTTTAACATCGAACAACAAGCTGAAATCGTTAATACGGAACCTAAGAAAATTATTCATTCTTTAGAAGATGAACAAAAAATTGTTCACGAATTGTTGAATAAAACCATTGCGAGTCTTCCAGTTAACGAGCCTATTTTTGAAACACCAATTGAAACAGAAGTAAAATCGGATATCATTAATCCAATTTGTGATGAAGTAGTAGAACAAAAAGTAGTTTTTACTTTAGAAGAAGAAGTAGAAGAACCAGTTTTTGAAATTCATACTCCTGTTGCAACTATTGATTTAGTGCCTACAACAGATTTTTTAAAAAATATTGATGTAACTTTTGAAGTAGTAACTGCACCAGCACAAACTAGATTCGAAATTATTACGCCTCAAATTAGAGAAATTGAAGTAAAAGATCCTGAGTTTGTTGTTGCTAAAGACGATTTCAGTTTTTCATTGGACTTATTTGAATCTAAAGTTGAGAACAAAGTAGAAAATACAATTGTTTTTGATTTAACAGAAGAAACACGTTCCATGGAGGTAAAAGATCCAATAAACGTAGTTCCTGTTACAGAAGTAAATCAAAATGGGATCATCAAATATTCGTTAGAAGATTATTTAGAAAAAGAAAACGAATTAGTTGCTTCTAAGCCAATTGAAGTTGTTGCTGAACCTGTTGACGAGGAGTTAAACTTCACAATGAAAAAAGAAGTTGAAAAATTAGAAAACAATATTCAGTTTGATGCCGTTTCTCCATTAGAAATGTCAATCGAAGAAACATTAAAATTCAGAGCTGAAGAACGCAAAAGAAAAATGAAAGATTTCAATCACAAATTCAACAATAGCAATGCACATATTGATGAAATTGAGAAAGAACCAGCTTATAAAAGAATGGGAATTGATGTAACATCAACACCAGTAAATAATAATCAATCTCGTATGTCATTAGGAATGGATAGTAACGACGATATTCAACTTCGTTCAAACAATTCATTTCTTCATGATAATGTGGATTAA
- a CDS encoding GatB/YqeY domain-containing protein translates to MSLEVKIMDHMKEAMKAKDTVALEALRAIKSAIILAKTETGAADGLSEADEIKMLQRLVKMRKDSAEIFTTQNRPDLAEPELAQIAVIEKFLPAQLSEAEVETIVAKIIAETGASGIASMGKVMGLASAQIGGQAEGKVISGIVKKLLV, encoded by the coding sequence ATGAGTTTAGAAGTAAAAATCATGGACCACATGAAGGAAGCCATGAAAGCAAAAGATACAGTAGCTTTAGAAGCATTAAGAGCAATTAAATCTGCAATTATTTTAGCAAAAACAGAAACAGGTGCAGCAGATGGTTTGTCAGAAGCTGACGAAATCAAAATGTTACAACGTTTGGTAAAAATGCGTAAGGATAGTGCTGAAATTTTTACAACACAAAACCGTCCTGATTTAGCTGAGCCAGAATTAGCACAAATAGCTGTTATTGAAAAATTTTTACCAGCACAGTTGTCAGAAGCCGAAGTTGAAACAATCGTTGCAAAAATCATAGCAGAAACAGGTGCTTCAGGTATTGCTTCTATGGGAAAAGTTATGGGGTTGGCTTCAGCACAAATTGGAGGTCAAGCAGAAGGAAAAGTTATTTCGGGAATCGTAAAGAAATTATTAGTTTAA
- a CDS encoding zinc-dependent peptidase: MISSLIAINFENKPELILGDYIGIFFLITPLAGLFLFFSFYVVEIIYLRNYKKPLVVFANVNFYQLKDSQKHLLSQNFHFYTRLKPKYKRYFEHRVANFINTYEFVGRDISITDEMKVTVAGTAIMLTFGMRDYLNPLFQRIIIFPDIYYSDQTENYHKGEFNPRLKSIVFSWKHFKEGIEITNDNLNLGLHEFTHAFHIHSLKSEKATSVLFNESLQNLFRVVSNPQLKEQLISSGFLRDYAYENQFEFVAVLLEYFFESPQEFKTKFPSIFLKVKHMINYNENYFIS; this comes from the coding sequence ATGATAAGCAGTCTAATCGCAATAAATTTTGAAAATAAGCCCGAACTAATTTTAGGGGACTACATTGGAATTTTTTTTCTGATAACACCATTAGCTGGATTGTTTTTGTTTTTCTCATTTTATGTGGTTGAAATCATTTATTTACGTAATTATAAAAAACCTTTGGTGGTTTTTGCAAATGTTAATTTTTATCAATTAAAAGATTCTCAAAAGCATTTATTGTCGCAAAATTTTCATTTTTATACACGATTAAAGCCTAAATACAAGCGTTATTTTGAACATCGAGTAGCCAATTTCATCAATACTTATGAGTTTGTGGGGAGAGACATCTCGATAACAGATGAAATGAAAGTTACTGTTGCCGGAACTGCAATTATGCTTACTTTTGGTATGAGAGATTATTTAAATCCATTATTCCAGCGAATTATCATTTTTCCAGATATTTATTATTCAGATCAAACAGAAAATTATCATAAAGGAGAATTTAATCCTAGATTAAAAAGCATTGTTTTTTCGTGGAAACATTTTAAAGAAGGCATTGAAATAACAAATGATAATTTGAATTTAGGATTACATGAATTTACCCATGCTTTTCACATACATTCCTTAAAAAGCGAAAAAGCCACCTCTGTTTTATTTAATGAATCGTTGCAGAATTTGTTTCGAGTAGTATCTAATCCGCAATTGAAAGAGCAGTTAATTTCATCTGGGTTTTTACGTGATTATGCTTATGAAAACCAATTTGAGTTTGTTGCGGTTTTATTGGAATACTTTTTTGAATCACCACAAGAATTTAAAACTAAATTCCCGTCTATTTTCTTGAAAGTCAAGCATATGATTAATTATAATGAAAATTATTTTATTTCATAA
- a CDS encoding CBS domain-containing protein, protein MKQKVPVSTIMTKNVVKLNLSDDLTKAEMLFKKHHIRHIPVVYSNKIVGMLSYTDLLRISFADAIDDDEDVVDTTVYNMFTVEQVMAKKLVSITPETTIREAAEILSKKEFHALPVCEGDLLVGIVTTTDLIKYLIEQY, encoded by the coding sequence ATGAAACAAAAGGTTCCTGTGTCAACAATAATGACAAAAAATGTAGTAAAGTTAAATTTATCAGATGATTTAACAAAAGCTGAAATGCTATTCAAAAAGCATCATATAAGACACATTCCTGTTGTTTATAGCAATAAGATTGTAGGGATGTTGAGTTATACCGATTTGTTACGAATTTCATTTGCAGACGCAATTGACGACGATGAAGATGTTGTAGATACAACGGTTTATAATATGTTTACAGTTGAACAAGTAATGGCAAAAAAATTAGTTTCTATTACGCCAGAAACAACTATTAGAGAGGCTGCAGAAATTTTATCTAAAAAAGAGTTTCATGCGCTTCCTGTTTGTGAAGGAGATTTATTAGTGGGAATTGTAACTACAACCGATTTAATAAAATATTTGATTGAGCAATATTAA
- the rpe gene encoding ribulose-phosphate 3-epimerase: protein MKNTLIAPSVLAADFANLQRDIEMINTSEADWFHIDIMDGVFVPNISFGMPVLDAINKHAKKTIDVHLMIVDPDRYITTFKKLGTDILTVHYEACTHLHRTLQAIKAEGMKAGVALNPHTNVDLLEDVIQDIDLVCIMSVNPGFGGQSFIENTYSKVEKLKALINKKNAPTLIEIDGGVTNKNAKQLVDAGADVLVAGSYVFGAQNPIATIADLKAITK, encoded by the coding sequence ATGAAAAACACACTTATTGCTCCATCAGTTCTTGCTGCTGATTTTGCAAATTTACAACGCGATATCGAAATGATTAATACTAGTGAAGCGGATTGGTTTCATATTGATATTATGGATGGCGTTTTTGTTCCAAATATTTCTTTTGGAATGCCTGTTTTAGATGCCATCAACAAACATGCAAAAAAAACTATCGATGTACACTTAATGATTGTTGATCCTGATAGATATATCACAACATTCAAAAAATTAGGTACAGATATATTAACCGTACATTACGAAGCTTGTACACATTTACACCGAACACTTCAAGCTATAAAAGCTGAAGGAATGAAGGCTGGAGTAGCTTTAAATCCTCATACAAATGTTGATTTATTAGAAGATGTTATTCAGGATATTGATTTGGTTTGTATTATGAGTGTAAATCCAGGTTTTGGAGGGCAATCATTCATTGAAAATACATATTCTAAAGTTGAAAAACTAAAAGCTTTAATCAACAAAAAAAATGCTCCAACTTTAATTGAAATTGACGGCGGTGTAACCAATAAAAACGCTAAACAATTAGTTGATGCTGGTGCTGATGTATTAGTTGCAGGAAGTTATGTTTTTGGCGCTCAAAATCCCATTGCAACTATTGCAGACTTAAAAGCAATTACAAAATAG
- a CDS encoding RNA polymerase sigma factor RpoD/SigA — protein sequence MRQLKITKQVTNRETASLDKYLQEIGKVDLITADEEVELAQRIKAGDQRALEKLTKANLRFVVSVAKQYQNQGLTLPDLINEGNLGLIKAAQRFDETRGFKFISYAVWWIRQSILQALAEQSRIVRLPLNKIGSINKINKMYALLEQSNERPPSAEEIAKELDMTVNDVKESMKNSGRHLSMDAPLVEGEDSNLYDVLRSGESPNPDRELIHESLQTEIERALETLTPREADVVRLYFGLGDQHPMTLEEIGETFDLTRERVRQIKEKAIRRLKHTSRSKILKTYLG from the coding sequence ATGAGACAACTTAAAATTACCAAGCAGGTTACGAATCGTGAAACTGCTTCCTTAGACAAATACCTACAAGAAATTGGAAAAGTTGACCTTATTACTGCTGACGAAGAAGTAGAATTAGCACAAAGAATTAAAGCCGGAGATCAACGTGCTTTAGAAAAATTAACAAAAGCTAATTTACGTTTCGTAGTTTCAGTAGCAAAACAATATCAAAATCAAGGACTTACACTTCCTGATTTAATTAACGAAGGAAATTTAGGATTAATTAAAGCCGCTCAACGTTTTGACGAAACACGTGGTTTCAAATTCATTTCATATGCTGTATGGTGGATTCGTCAATCGATTCTTCAAGCTTTAGCAGAACAATCTCGTATCGTTCGTTTACCATTAAACAAAATTGGTTCGATTAATAAAATCAATAAAATGTATGCGTTATTAGAGCAATCTAATGAGCGTCCTCCTTCTGCCGAAGAAATTGCAAAAGAATTAGACATGACCGTGAATGATGTAAAAGAGTCTATGAAAAACTCTGGACGTCATTTATCTATGGATGCACCACTTGTTGAAGGTGAAGATTCAAACCTATACGACGTTTTACGTTCAGGTGAATCTCCAAATCCTGACAGAGAATTAATTCACGAAAGTTTACAAACTGAAATCGAAAGAGCATTAGAAACATTAACTCCAAGAGAAGCTGATGTAGTGCGTTTATATTTTGGTTTAGGCGATCAACATCCAATGACTTTAGAAGAAATTGGTGAAACATTTGATTTAACTCGTGAGCGTGTGCGTCAGATTAAAGAAAAAGCAATTAGACGATTAAAACATACTTCTAGAAGTAAAATATTAAAAACATATTTAGGATAA
- a CDS encoding DUF4249 domain-containing protein, producing MKKNSNIISILQLLLIFSIVSCTEPYALQSSTYESALVVEAVLTNEAKQHEVKLTRTFRLDENENENETGAIVKIYGDDGSVYDFVESNGTYKSTITFQAIPDVNYRLDIETSNGNNYVSNLETLTTATPLDSITATPVISNGVSGVEIAAFSFDPLNTSKYYRYTYEETYKVIVPRWSPNKLTFEEDNSIEISLRDDPETRTCYSTNISNDIIITSTNELLEDRITNFPIRFIPQDDYSIANRYSILVTQYVESFDSYNFYRILKSFSNSGNVLSQIQPGFIYGNIQCTNNPNEKVIGIFNVASVSSKRIFFNYDDIFPGQLFPDYIDVCDIKEFDSSCFGPSCVANGFFALKSGYLTGKLVYYQNEGVIFKMVKPVCGDCTSFSSNVIPTFWE from the coding sequence ATGAAAAAAAATAGTAATATTATATCAATTTTACAATTGCTTTTGATATTTTCAATAGTTAGTTGTACTGAGCCATATGCGCTTCAGTCAAGCACATATGAAAGCGCTTTAGTAGTTGAAGCTGTTCTTACCAATGAAGCAAAACAACATGAAGTAAAACTTACAAGAACATTTAGACTTGATGAAAATGAAAATGAAAACGAAACAGGTGCCATTGTAAAAATTTATGGTGACGATGGTTCTGTTTATGACTTTGTAGAATCTAATGGAACATACAAATCAACTATTACATTTCAAGCAATTCCCGATGTAAATTATCGATTAGACATTGAAACATCTAATGGAAATAATTATGTTTCTAATCTTGAAACATTAACTACAGCAACACCTCTTGATAGCATTACTGCTACTCCAGTTATAAGCAACGGTGTTAGTGGAGTCGAAATCGCTGCATTTAGTTTTGACCCTTTAAATACCTCAAAATATTATCGTTATACGTATGAAGAAACGTATAAGGTAATAGTTCCAAGATGGTCTCCAAATAAACTAACATTTGAAGAAGACAATTCAATTGAAATTTCTCTCAGAGATGACCCTGAAACAAGAACTTGTTACAGTACCAATATATCAAATGATATTATAATCACATCAACTAATGAATTATTAGAAGATAGAATTACGAATTTTCCAATACGATTTATACCACAAGACGACTACAGTATTGCTAATCGATACAGCATTCTTGTTACACAATATGTTGAAAGTTTTGATTCCTATAATTTTTATAGAATTTTGAAAAGTTTTTCAAATTCAGGAAACGTATTGTCTCAAATTCAACCTGGTTTTATCTATGGAAACATTCAATGTACAAATAATCCAAATGAAAAAGTAATTGGAATTTTCAATGTTGCTTCTGTTTCATCAAAAAGAATATTTTTTAATTATGATGACATTTTTCCAGGACAATTATTTCCAGATTATATAGATGTTTGTGACATAAAAGAGTTTGATAGTTCGTGTTTTGGTCCAAGCTGTGTCGCAAATGGTTTTTTTGCTTTAAAATCAGGATATCTAACAGGTAAATTAGTGTACTATCAAAACGAAGGTGTTATTTTCAAAATGGTAAAGCCAGTATGTGGAGATTGCACAAGTTTTTCATCTAACGTAATACCAACCTTTTGGGAATGA
- a CDS encoding TonB-dependent receptor plug domain-containing protein, with protein sequence MIDNEEIKNSNASFYDLFLKYNHKITDKTTLEALTYYSSDKFNLSIDSSYNYSNRVLGLKVKHYFSEKSNAEAGVTNSEYKFNIGYDGNNLNSFDFDYKVNETKLFYKGIYNLNKKHKITYGLNSTLYNINPGTFQPKDENSILTYKSINKEKGLESALFLSDNFTLNDKLSLTAGLRFSNFLALGEGSQRQYEQGMPINNENVINEISYKNNEIIKSYNGLEYRLAFRYLLNETISLKTSYDTNYQYLHKLSTNTTQSPTDTWKLSDLNIKPTFGQQVTLGIYKNFKGTPYELSLETYYKKSSNFLDYKTGAELILNDYIETEVIQGEGKAYGIEFLLKKTSGRLNGWLGYTYSRTLVKLKSDFPEEIVNNGKYFPANFDKPHDMSLILNYKFTKRYSISTNFIYQTGRPITYPIGTYEYGGAQYTLYSDRNQFRIPDYYRLDVGFNIEGNHKIKKLAHSFWNISIYNLLGRNNPYSIYFVTENGKIKGYKTSIFSIPVPTITYNFKF encoded by the coding sequence ATGATTGATAATGAAGAAATTAAAAATAGTAATGCCTCATTTTATGATTTATTTCTAAAATACAACCACAAAATAACTGACAAAACAACCCTTGAAGCACTAACATATTACAGTAGTGACAAATTTAATCTTAGTATTGATTCATCATACAACTACAGCAACAGAGTACTTGGTTTAAAAGTCAAACATTATTTCAGTGAGAAAAGCAATGCAGAAGCTGGAGTTACCAATTCTGAATATAAATTTAATATTGGCTATGATGGCAATAATTTAAACTCGTTTGATTTTGATTACAAAGTCAATGAAACTAAATTATTTTACAAAGGAATTTACAATTTGAATAAAAAACACAAAATCACTTATGGCCTTAATTCAACTTTGTACAATATCAATCCTGGAACATTTCAACCAAAGGATGAAAACTCAATTTTAACCTACAAATCCATTAATAAAGAGAAAGGATTAGAAAGTGCGTTATTTTTATCGGATAATTTTACGTTAAATGATAAACTATCATTAACCGCTGGACTTCGTTTTTCAAATTTTCTTGCGCTTGGGGAAGGTTCTCAAAGGCAATATGAACAAGGTATGCCCATTAATAATGAAAATGTGATTAATGAAATTAGCTATAAAAACAATGAAATCATAAAATCCTATAACGGGTTAGAATATCGTTTGGCTTTTAGATATTTATTAAATGAAACCATATCTTTAAAAACGAGTTATGATACTAATTATCAATATTTGCATAAACTTTCAACTAACACAACACAATCTCCTACCGATACATGGAAACTTTCTGATTTAAATATAAAACCTACATTTGGACAACAAGTTACTTTAGGTATTTATAAAAACTTCAAAGGCACTCCTTATGAATTAAGTTTAGAAACGTATTACAAAAAATCTTCTAACTTTTTAGATTATAAAACGGGTGCAGAATTAATACTTAATGATTACATTGAAACGGAAGTAATTCAAGGAGAAGGAAAAGCATATGGAATTGAATTTTTACTAAAGAAAACCAGTGGTAGATTAAATGGATGGTTAGGCTATACGTATTCAAGAACTTTAGTGAAATTAAAAAGTGATTTTCCTGAAGAAATAGTAAATAATGGAAAATATTTTCCCGCTAACTTCGACAAACCTCATGACATGAGTTTGATTTTAAATTATAAATTCACTAAAAGATATAGTATTTCTACAAATTTTATATATCAAACGGGCCGACCAATAACATACCCAATTGGAACTTATGAATATGGTGGCGCTCAATACACCTTGTATAGCGACAGAAACCAATTTAGAATTCCTGATTATTATCGATTAGACGTTGGATTTAATATTGAAGGAAATCATAAAATCAAAAAATTAGCGCATAGTTTTTGGAATATTTCAATTTATAACTTGTTAGGACGAAACAATCCTTATTCAATCTACTTTGTAACTGAAAACGGCAAAATAAAGGGATACAAAACTTCTATTTTTTCAATTCCAGTTCCAACAATAACCTATAACTTTAAATTTTAG
- a CDS encoding carboxypeptidase-like regulatory domain-containing protein, whose protein sequence is MKLKFILLLLFCSCTVFSQEEKIKIEFNNLTIEECLREIESKTNYQFYFKNEWLNSNNKVNFTLESATLEEVLSELFKETDINYLISNNKVVLSKNNIIHSKVSSLFLNKSDDIDKINEEITPELLSNESTATANSEENKSLKIIGKESKEKRGTLYEISGVVTNKNNGEPVASAVVRILEKNIVITTDNNGFYKLKLPYGKYSIEIISMGFKKTIHNIMVYNSGIVNFDIKESITELNEVIVEAKSDNNIKNTTTGVTSFNMEEVKNVPMVLGERDILKVATTMPGIKTTGEGSSGVNVRGGKEDQNLFLLDNATIYNPTHFFGFFSSINPYLINNAEIYKASIPAEFGGRIASVFDIQTKKEILKKYLEKAELALLQVILH, encoded by the coding sequence ATGAAATTAAAATTTATCCTATTATTGCTTTTTTGTTCTTGCACTGTTTTTTCACAAGAAGAAAAAATTAAAATAGAATTTAATAATTTAACAATCGAGGAATGTCTTCGAGAAATTGAAAGTAAAACAAATTATCAATTTTATTTTAAAAACGAGTGGCTAAACTCAAACAATAAAGTAAATTTTACTTTAGAATCTGCTACTTTAGAGGAAGTTTTAAGTGAACTTTTTAAGGAAACAGATATCAATTATTTGATAAGTAACAACAAAGTAGTTCTTTCAAAAAATAATATAATTCACAGTAAAGTATCTTCTTTATTTCTCAATAAATCAGATGATATTGATAAAATTAATGAAGAGATAACACCTGAATTATTATCTAATGAAAGTACTGCCACTGCTAACAGCGAAGAAAATAAATCTCTAAAAATAATTGGAAAAGAATCCAAAGAAAAAAGAGGAACTCTGTATGAGATTAGCGGCGTTGTTACCAATAAAAACAATGGAGAACCAGTTGCGAGTGCAGTTGTTAGAATTCTAGAAAAAAACATAGTTATCACAACAGATAACAATGGTTTTTATAAACTAAAATTACCTTACGGAAAATATTCAATTGAGATTATTTCTATGGGTTTCAAAAAAACCATTCACAATATAATGGTTTACAATAGTGGTATTGTGAATTTTGACATCAAAGAATCAATAACTGAATTGAATGAAGTAATTGTAGAAGCAAAAAGTGATAACAACATAAAAAACACAACTACTGGCGTAACTTCATTTAATATGGAAGAAGTTAAAAATGTCCCAATGGTTTTAGGTGAAAGAGACATTCTAAAAGTTGCGACTACAATGCCTGGAATAAAAACAACTGGCGAAGGATCTTCTGGAGTTAATGTAAGAGGTGGAAAAGAAGATCAAAACTTGTTTTTATTGGATAATGCAACCATCTATAATCCTACACACTTTTTTGGGTTTTTCTCATCGATTAACCCTTATTTAATTAATAATGCCGAAATATATAAAGCTAGTATTCCAGCAGAATTTGGAGGAAGAATTGCTTCAGTTTTTGATATTCAAACAAAAAAGGAGATACTCAAAAAGTATCTGGAGAAGGCGGAATTGGCCCTGTTACAAGTAATATTACATTAA